TTGTCTATTCTGGCCAGACTGCTTCCTTAAATTGACTGCATCATCAAAGCACATTCATAGCTGTTTATGGCTTACGGTGTGCTTCGACTCAATGGCATGTCAACGATAAACACAGCAGTTATGTGTGTTGTTGCTAATCTTTTTATTCTCTTACAGGTGCTGGTGAGTCAGGAAAAAGCACCATTGTGAAACAAATGAAGTAAGTATTAAAAtaagtgtaataataataataaactctaCATTAGTTTATTAAAAAGAGGGGAGGACTGTTTGAGCAAACTAAGAGGGAATTAGCAAGAGTAAAGTAGAGGCAGATACGAGAGATAAGTTTGCAGGTTGAGCAGTTAACACAACGATCTGAAATTAAACTCAATACAGCACTTTGTAAAAAATTTAGAGACCAGAGTTGAAAGTatactaaaaactaaaaataagtaATAGACTTTCACATTAACTACTGCTATTATTCTTAtacttataatataaatactgcagagaCTTGAGAGCAGAGTGCTTTAAAGAATTTGCAGAATTtcaatttttgttgttttaaaaaaaatactcaacaaatacattcaattttaaaaaatagaagCAAAATGTACTTCGATTTTTTCCCCTGCGTCTAGAAATCAAGAAAGACTATTAGGACATTGGTGCTATACAAATTGTTTTCAATCTCATAGGTCAGGCATACAACTAGCAGGCCAAAGCTCCCTAATCTCTGACCATTTTACTTGCTGTAAAGCCTTTTAGCAAAAGGTCAATAGGGCAAACATCCGCTTACTCTGATTTGTCAGCACTTGTTTTGTGCTGTTAGTCTCGCTGTGTTCAAGCTGAGTGAGGTCAGAAATATACCACACGGTGGTGCTGCGAGTACCAGCTCCAGTGGATGTCCAGTATGTTCTATATTGCAGGACTTTTTACGTGTGGTAATCAAAACCAATCATATACTTTCCACAAATGTCTCTTTATAtaacatttgtttatatattagGGATATATAAATGACCAATCAGCTCAGCCTAGCAGAGGACTAATGTTGCAAATGTTTTCCTATGCTACTAAACACTTTCATCTGTGTACAGGATTCTGCATCAAGGTGGTTACACAAAAGAGGAACAATTGGAGTTCAGAGCAGTCATCTATGGCAACATCCTGCAGTCTGCTCTGGCTATCATCAGAGGCATGGAGATTCTGGCCATTGATTTTGGCTCATCCTCTGCACAGGTCTCATATGACACTTTTAAGATGTACACCTGATTCACTTGCagaattattcattttcactgaCATCAAATCGTACTATGAAATAGTTAAAGTACTGTGCCAGAGCTGATGGATCtttctgtgtgcatttaaaCCACAGGAGAATGCACAGAAGCTGCAGAACTTGTCAGACTCCATTGAAGAAGGCACAATGCCTGCTGAGCTGTCTGATGTCATCATGAAGCTGTGGAAAGACACTGGTGTGCAGGCCGGCTTCGACCGAGCTGCTGAGTACCAACTGAACGACTCTGCTGGCTAGTGAGTTCATGTCTGCTACTTTGATTAATACAGTAGAGGTGCTACATGTAAAACTAAAGAGGCAGCTGGTTTAATGTTTATAGACAAAGGTGATTTTGTATCTGAGGCCTGACTGATGTTCGGTGTGTTCTGCCATCATCAGCTACCTCAATGAAATGGACCGAATCTGTAAGCCAGAATACCTCCCCACTGAGCAGGACGTGCTGCGATCTCGCGTCAAAACAACTGGTATCATTGAAGAACAGTTCTCCTGCAAAGAGTTATACTTCAGGTGAGTCACAACAGGGCCCTAAACAAAAATGTCTGTGACACCAGCGAAAACTGACAGCACTGAGATATCCGGGACTGACTTTGTTGTGACTTTCTGTGTGGTGAACAGGATGTTCGATGTGGGTGGCCAGaggtcagagagaaagaagtggaTCCATTGCTTCGAGGGTGTGACCTGCATCATCTTTTGCGGAGCCCTCAGTGCATACGACATGGTGCTGGTAGAGGACGATGAAGTGGTGAGTTGAGACTCCGTCGCCTGGTCGTACAGCATGAGACGACAGACATGTCAGCGACTAAACTTAACCTGGTCTTCTCTGATCTTTTCAGAATCGCATGCACGAGTCCCTCCATCTATTCAACAGTATCTGCAACCACAGATTCTTTGCACTGACCTCCATCGTGCTTTTCCTCAACAAGAAGGATCTCTTTGAAGAGAAGATCAAGAAAGTCCATCTGAGTATCTGCTTCCCAGACTACGATGGTAAGACAGACCGACAGCCTGATGCTGCTTTAGTGGTTCGTTAGCTATACCTGCTGCAAACGTTGCTATGACAGGACAAAGTTTGTTGTAGCAGTGACAATATCAGGCTAGATGAACAAGAAAATGTTGGGACTCAATCTGTCAGGCATGCCGTTAGAGTGGAACAGTCTGCTGCCAACAAGTCATCCCTCAGCTTTGATTGAGACTGACACAGGAGAATGTGTGATAAGCAAACTAATCGGTAAAAATGATAAAGGAAGACTAAATTGAACAAGTGAGGAATCTTGAGATTATAACTGCAGACAGCGAGAGGCTCAGTGTTGCTCCCTCACTTTTATGTGATGCAAGAAATTACAGTATATCAAACTAGTGTCATGTCAGCTGACCGACACAGAGATGCAGTGTGCTTAAATTAAGGATAAgggtacttttttttctttttaacaacaaaactcAGAAACTCTCAGAAACCAACTCCCATGTTCTCACCCTTCATCTCTCTTTAGGCTCCAACTCGTACGACGACGCCAGCGGCTACATCAAGACGCAGTTCTTGGAACTGAACATGAAGAAGGGTGTGAAAGAAATCTACTGCCACTTGACCTGTGCCACAGACACAAGGAACGTTGAGATTGTGTTCAACGCTGTGACAGACATCATCATCAAAGAAAACCTTAAAAGTTGCGGTCTCTTCTAAGCAGCTCCAGAGTGAAAAGAGGTGCGCGGTGACCACATCACATCCCTCCCAGGGACTTAGATGATACACAGTAATAGGGTCCAGATGAGGCAGAACCCCGATGATTCAATTTAACTCTAGTACAGCGAATCATATCAGGCAATCCTGTGTTGCCAAGCAACAACTTCTTACCATACCATGAACCAACACAAACCACACAATTTAGCAACTTTGCAACCTAATTATACAGCTGTGAATGGAGCAAAATACATACTGTATCTTCAAAAAGACAGAAGCAACAGATTTTACAAATGATTAAGGTGATTTCAACATGTGTgagattcattttttgttttttctcttctttgcaGAACTTCCTTTCCTACCTTAACCCCTCACGTATTGGCATTAACTGAGAAGTGTATCGTTGGAGCACAGAAGATCACGTTTGTTGTGTTCACGCCATCGCTTCCTTGCCAGGTCCCGGTCCTTGACTGCTCCTAGCACATCATCTCCAATATTACATCCCTGTAACACATCGACGTCCAAACTGGGTTGAAACAACCATCAAGTCACCATATTGTTGTTGTGGACAGCTTTACTACAAGGTTTTCTAAAGTACAGTATTTGGCTCACACCAGACGCTGCTGGTTTGAAGGTATGAAGATGAAATAGTTGCTAATTCGATCCTCTTTGCTTCCTTTCGACTAACGCTACTGTGTTGTGAGTTGTATTTATCGTTTAAACCAATCTCTGTAAAAAATAAGTACAATTATAAAATCGGggggaaatattaatattttgaatAGCAACACTCCaaccttgtttttgtttttgagtacAGTAGTCTCTGTGGTCTTgatatttaaactgtaaaaagttGCTGAGCAAATATCTCAGATATTCCCAATGCTTGCAGTATATCCAGATGACAAACCAAATTGTACATGTATCTAATCTAAATAGTGTTAATGTGTTCAATTCATATAACAAGTTAATGTGATGAATAAATTTCAGAAGGTCAAACACGGTAGAGAAACTTTGTACATAAGAGTAGgttattcaatatattttgaaagATAAATCTATATGAGAGAGTGAAACACTAGAGCGATGAAGCTTTATTATGAAAAGGGAATGAAAATCTACTGAGTTTGTCCTTTCTTATGAAATGTAGAGGCATGAAATAAAGATGCATTAACATCActcctgtctctgtttctttgctGCTGAATCAGTCACTCAATAATGTTTATGGAATAAGAGAAACAGAGCTCTGAACACTGAAGGAAAGCCTCAAGTAACAATGCCGCTGTTGTACAAGTTCCCTGTTCTAGTCAGACGGGAAATGGCAGCGAATAGAAGTTAATTAACAATAAACCtattgagagagaaagacaaattaAAGCAGGAATTAATCTGCACATTGAGATTCACTGGAAGATTGTGCAGGGACAGATTCATAAAATTTCACAGCAAGCAGGGACAAAACTGAGAGTGTAATCAGTGTGTGGAGCTGATAAGATGAACTTTTTTTGCTCCCGGATTTAATGTTGCATATTCTCAGTTTTGGTATTTTAATTCAAACTCCAGGGTGAAGTACTGCAAAATCCGTTAGATCTGTCTAGCTTCTTCCCAGTGTGGTTCATTAGTATTTCCATCTGTCCATCAAGATTTTAACTGTGAAAAGATGCAGTATCACCCTTAGAGGAAGACATGGACATGTACTGCTGAGGCCTTTTAGCCAGAAATTAAATTTAGAAACTCAAGCAAccattaaaacaaatagaaaaataaagaatattagCAGACTTTTTCTCTAAGTGTCAACAAACCCcatgaaaatcaaaaaacaatgaTAAATTTATCCAACGATTATTCCTCTGAGCCATAAAAAACTCCAATATTGTCTGAAAACTATTGCTCCCAAAAATATGCTTCTGGAGTTTATCTTGATACAATCTCACAGACATTGTCCTGCAGCCATATATAGCACACCAAACATGTATGAATCCGCAGCAGAGAACAGTCTCCCAACCATTTTTTACTCCTGTTTTTAAGTAACATTTGCTCACAACTACAGTGGTAGTTTAAGGAAACTTCTTAgcccttaaaaaaataaataaaataactatacATGTGTGACTTGTTTTAAAAGAGTAACGTCTTCGGTAGGAACGAATAGGCTTGGGACTGAGTGCTACAGACAGGGTTGGGAAGTCAGGAAGTCTTGAGAGAAGGACTAACACACTGTTTTAGTCTTATTATGGGATACATAGAATATCAACAGCCTCATCTTTTAAACTGAACCTTACACAAATTGAGGTTATGGGGCTCAAAAAGTATGTTGCACTAAAGAATCTATCCCTTCTTGTCTCCTTTTAACTTGAATATTGAAAgcagtttaaatatatgttgtgATAACTCATGTTCAGAAATACAGTACATTGCCATGGAGTGTTATACTAGAGAGACAACATAAAAGGTAGGACAATGAGGACGTATTAGAGAGCTGCATTGTGTGCAGTCGCTGGAACAAACTGAGCCCTCAGCTCAAGCATACAGATGTGTCTAAAGTCTAAATATAGTATTTTCAATTTGCATGACCTCCTTCCCTGCATGGT
The sequence above is a segment of the Anoplopoma fimbria isolate UVic2021 breed Golden Eagle Sablefish chromosome 12, Afim_UVic_2022, whole genome shotgun sequence genome. Coding sequences within it:
- the gnat2 gene encoding guanine nucleotide-binding protein G(t) subunit alpha-2 — protein: MGAGASAEDKKSKELEKQLQEDADKDSKTVKLLLLGAGESGKSTIVKQMKILHQGGYTKEEQLEFRAVIYGNILQSALAIIRGMEILAIDFGSSSAQENAQKLQNLSDSIEEGTMPAELSDVIMKLWKDTGVQAGFDRAAEYQLNDSAGYYLNEMDRICKPEYLPTEQDVLRSRVKTTGIIEEQFSCKELYFRMFDVGGQRSERKKWIHCFEGVTCIIFCGALSAYDMVLVEDDEVNRMHESLHLFNSICNHRFFALTSIVLFLNKKDLFEEKIKKVHLSICFPDYDGSNSYDDASGYIKTQFLELNMKKGVKEIYCHLTCATDTRNVEIVFNAVTDIIIKENLKSCGLF